TCTACACGATGACGCCTCTATCTCAGTGAACCCAGGAATGCTTGCGTTACTTGAAGGAATCACCTTGATCTTTCTGGAAGTACTACGCCCTTGTGATGCGTGCACTTGAAAGCGATGCGTTTCCGCTTCAAATGCTTAGCCTTTGTCTATTGCATCCTTTGCTTGCATAGGCTTCTAAGCTTCTGTGCTCCCTTTTTTATTTTCCTTTGTCATTCATTCCAGAAGAACAGATATCCAGCGAGCAGGCCTAGAGCGCAGTTCTGCACCCTTTTCCCCCTACGTCTGTGACGCGAAAGCTGCAGTTTAGGTTTTTTTCGTTTtatgcggcgcagcgcatgaGCCAGGCTAATATGAAGTGCTCTGCCGTGGGGGGTCGCAACCTCAACGGCACGCCTGTAGAGCGTAGCACATTGCTGAGCGATGGCAAGCTGTCACTGGAAAGCATTATGCTGCAGTTTCTTTGTGGTGAACAGCTTAGGCTCGAGTACGCCATGGAAATTGTTCAACAGGCTGCGCTTGTCCTTCGAACGGAGCCAAACACGCTTTCGATTAACGACACTGTAGTTGTCGTCGGAGATGTTCAAGGCCAATACTACGATTTGGTGAAGATTTTAGCGGCTTGTGGCTCTTTGGACACGACGAACTACCTTTTTCTAGGCAACTACATCGGCAATGGAGGATTCAACCTCGAATGTATTCTTTTCCTACTGGCGGCGAAAGTCGCTCACCCGCAGTCGATTCTTTTGATCCGAGGAAGCAATGAATCTAAATTTATGGCAGACGTTCTTCAACTCGGCAAGGAGTGCCAGCTCAAGTACTCTAGCACTTTGTTGACGCAGATACTGTCGGTGTTCAACTGTTTGCCACTAGCGGCAATAATCCGAAAAAAGTTTTTTTGTGTTCACTCGGGACTCTCCCCAGACGTGTCACATGTAGACGACATTGCACTAATTCACCGCTTCCGGCACATTCCAACGCGAGGGGCGATGTGTGATATGGTGTGGTCTGAGCCGGATTGGGACACCAACAATCAGCTGTACAACAATGTTGAGGAGCCTTCGGGTGAGACATATGTTCCACGACTCGGTTTGTTCGAGACACGACCACTCTTCATCACGAACAAGCAGCGGGGTCTCAGCTACGTCTTCAACTTTGCGTGTGCAAAACGTTTTGTATCGGCGAACAACCTTCTCTGTATCATTCGAGCTCACGAGGTTCATGAGCTTGGGTTTAAACTGTATCGCCCGCACCCAAACCACCTGTTCCCTTGCATAATTTCTCTCTTTTCGGCTCCAAATTACTGTTCCAGTTTCGGCAACAAAGGCGCAGTTTTAGTGGTTTCAAAGGAAACTATCTGCTTCAAGCAGTTCGACTCTTCGCCTCATCCATGCGTACTGCAAGGTCGAAACGCATTTTCGTGGTCTCTACCTTTCTTGGAGAGCAACCTCATGTCCATTTTCTTGACCCTCTTGTCAGGCTCCGATTATGACCCAACGGTTGCTGACAGATCCGAGAAGGGCTCCAGCAACGGAGAGGGATGTGTCACGCCACTCACTTAGGGCATTAATGATGATGGCACACTTCTCGGCGCACAAGGACGCGTTTGTTCATGTACTGAATCTCCAAGCCCCCGCCTCGCACGCAAGAGCGCTCGTGTTCACCTCTTGCTTTTTACGGTGCATTCCTGTAATGGCTACATCCTGGTTTTttgttgctctctcttcctgctTTCGGTGTCGCTTTTGCCCTCTCAAATGTGGACCATGAAACGTGACTGTGCTCTCTTCAAGCTCTTGGAGCACGAACGAGCAACTTGTGCACGGCATCTGATCGGCGTGTGCCCCATCCATAAAATCATCTCCACCGATATGGTGTGAGTAGAGCGGCCAGCAAAGCCGCCTTATTCCAAGGCAGTTGACACCCAAGAAGAGGAGTCAACGGTGACAGCTTATGACGCATGCGCTACACGGGCATCAGCTTTCTCTTTGTCTTCATCTCGCTCATTTTCTCAATCCATGCTTTTCTATCTCTGCGCTTGCCGCTTCACTCCCAAGCTTGTCGTCTGACGTCTACGCAAAAGCCAGCCCTTCTGCGCTTTGGTAAAGGCTCGTCTAGTATTTGTCGTGCCGCAAGAGTACTACGTTTCTGGCCGTTTTCCATGACTGAAAGTGctgaagcgctgcagcggcgtaTCAACCACGCCATCGAGAACCAGATGGCGCCACCCGAAGCGAACTACATCAGTGAGCTGCTTGCCGCCAGCTTAGCTCTGGATAACTCCAACGAGCAGCTGAGGTTGCTTGATTACCGGTGGCAAACATACCTCGACAAACAGTACGTGCAGTCCCAACGCTTGGACGAGTTTTTGGAAGGGTTGGTGCAGCACCTTCTGAAAAAGAAGCCTGACCGTCCGTTGGAGGAGTTGCTCCTATATCTCGAATGTGAAAGAAGGCAGTAGTCGCGGTGAGTTCCAGATGCGGGGCTGAAGTCGAGTCGCATCTCTCGTTGTTTATTGAAGTCTCAGTGCACCCGCTCTCACCGAAGCTTGTGCCGACCTCTCCGGGTGCTGCGCTCGCATATGCCTGCCTTCTGCTTTTACAGTGGAACTCTGCTTTTTTCTTACCCCAGGCAAACCTTTTCAAACTGATCAAGTACATCGGTGCCTTGTTCATCGGCCCGGACGGCAGCGACCCATGGTGGCTGTCTTttgtctttttctttctgcctCGACTGTGTTACAAGCGGCCTGGTACAAAAGGGGAGCAGAGCAGCTCTCAGTTTTGATTCCTCGTCAGCTGAAAGGCGCGCAcgtagggggtggggagggggactgCAACAGTGCCTTCCATACTCTGTGCACCGTCAACCTCTTCATCTGGCTCGCGTTCTCCAAAAACCTCTGCGCGCACCTGCCGTCACTGTTCCCGTCTCGCCCACTACCCTTATTTCCTTGTGCTGGAGCTCTACCAGAGCAAGAGCGCTGAGCGTACCCACTCGCGGTTCTCAGTAGCGTACGAACTCACATCTTGTGTTGCTATCGAGCAATGCGACCGCACTGCAATTTGAGTGCAGTACCGCTTGGGCGGTTCCGACTGTGTGTCACCTTTGCCTTTTAGAGTGTGCTCCCGAAGAGTAATCGAGTCCGACTGGCACCACAAGAACGCACCCTCTTCTCATTCACAAACAGAACACAACTCGGGAGGTGGTCAGAGGGGTCCTTTTTGCCGGTCAGCACGTACACTATGGTAAAGATTTTGGACGCCATCAAGCAGGCAGTGGGGAACAGCCGCCTCTTCGTCAGTTTCGAGTTTGTCACTTCTACAACGGAGGATGGCTCTATTAAGCTGCACGAGACGGTTGAGCGTCTGTCCGCTCTTGATCCGCTGTTTTGCGAGATAACGTGGGGAAACCACGTCCGAACCGCGGAAACCTCTATCGAGGTCGCCTCCACGTGCTAGTCACTGCTGTCTGCCAACTATCAAGTGAATCTAACACGGTAAACGAGTGGGCCCGATAAAGTACTCGAATGGCTGAGTTTCAAAGCGAAGGGTGTGCACAATCTCCTCGTGAAAAGAGGCGCTCCCACGGCAGGCTTCACCCACGAGCCACGCAATCGAGGCACTGGCGTCGGATCCagagccgcagccgcaggaaCGCATGACAGCTGAGGGGAAGAGACCGACCCAACCACCTCCACGTTCGTGGCGTCCATTACTGCGGCGCcctcgtccacctcctctggcTCTGCCTTTCCGCACGCTGCGGACCTTATTCGATTTGTGCACCAGCACTTTGGCGACTACTTTTGCATGGTGGTTGACGCGTTCCCAAAAGGGGATCTCTTCGGGAATGAAAGCTATGACGACACTGCTGTATGGATCAGTGCGCGACGGGACACAGAGCTGCTGTTTCTCAAGAAGAGGCTGAGCGCCGGCGCCAACCACGCTGTGACGCAGGGCATCTTCGATGCGGATGTGCTCGACCAGTGTTGCAGCCGTTGGTGGCGACACGGCATTCGCTGCTCAATCTTCCCCCAGTGTGCTGCCCGACTCGCAGGTGCGCCAGCTCAAGTCGTTTGGCGTGCACCGGATATCCGGAGCAGCGGATTTGCGGCACCGCATCGAGTcggcaaaaaaaagaaaacgacaGCGAGGCAAAGTGCGTTGTGGTGGTGTTCCAGCAGCTACTCGTGAagcggctgctggcgcgtgGATGCGGCGGAGTGTACTTTTTCACCATGAGTATGGAGGACCTTCGTCTCGCGATTTTGAAGGGCATCGATGTCGCCACCCACCGCGTGCTTTCTGGACGCTCTCCCCAGAACGAGGGGGGACGCCGGCGAGAGGCTCTGCGGCAAGTGCATTGGCCATCTCGAATGGCAAGCTACATGATATGCACGGCCCATCGGCGCGGCACCatggggaggaggtggaatGCGCTGTTGGTGTCATCCCACAGCGGCACCCTGGCGCTTGGCGAGGCAGGAGCGTATCGTGcaaggctgctgctgggtaGCCGGCCCAAGCCATGCATACAGTTCCCCATGATCCAAGGGATGGCAGAACTCCAAACTGCCCTCACGGAACTAAGTCGAATTTTTCAGGCGTTTCTGGACGGATGCGGCACGTGTCGGTGGGCGGATGAGCTCTCCGGCGAAGCTGTGTACGTCGAGCACCTTTTCAAGCTGCCCAATGCACGGGGGGCTGCACACCATTAACTCCCAGCCGCCCGTGAACGGGGCTCGAAGTTCGCACAGGGTTGTCGAGTGAGGCCCAGAGAGTAGCTATGTGTACCAGAGGAGCTACGTCGAGTTCTTCTGTCAGTACTCCTCAGCGCCGATTGTGTTCACGACACTCGACAAGTACCCCGATCTCCAGTACACGGCTATAAATGCGCAGGGCAACATGGTGCGTGCACGGTGAGGGAGAGCTGCTAAAggacacgcagcagcagcagctgtaaTGAGTGCCCGCTGCCTCACCTCTGGTGCCACTGACCCAACAGCAAAGTGCTACTTAACTCTTCAGCACAGACGTCACGGCCATCGCGTGGGATGTCTTTCCCGGGCACGAGGGGATTCAACCCACTATCGCCTCCTTGGGCTCGTTTCGCGCGTGGGTAGGAGCGGCTTTTGTCATGGGCGCCGCGCCTTTTTCCCACCCAATGACGTCCCTACCGTGGTGCACTACATTGAAACGGAGCGTGCGCTAGTGAGTGTGGTGGCTAACGTATTGCAAGAGTCGCTGACGCCACCGGAGCACGCCGTTGTGGAGATTTGCTCTGAGATCCCGCTGCTGACGCTCTTGGATGCAACGCGGCTGCACCCGAAATCGTCGCTTACCTTTGCGCCGGACGGCGACGCCCAGATGAACGCTCTCGGCCAGTTTGTGAGAGCGTTCTGAGCTACACAATTACTTGGAAGGTAGTTATGTAAGAAGTAGGTGCTCGCAGCTATACTTGACGGATCGTGGGCGTGCCGGGGGGGCAGTCCCTGATTCTTCTTCCGTGCTTAGGGCTGGTAGAGCGAAAATCAGGTGAGGCTCTCACTCGGACCTGTGCAACAGCCGAGCTCTCCTTCTGCATAGACCCGAGAGGTTGCAAAGGCGGCACGCAGAACGTTTTCGTCACCGCTCCCTCATCTGTGAGTTACTCCTTTCTGCGTTCATACAGctgagggggaggagggagaagggccGGGGATGGGTGtagtgtgtgtttgtgtgtgtgaacAGGAGAGGGTATGCCTCCTGTGATTATCCCCTCTTTGCTTCACAGCCTTCACCCGCATGCACACGGACGTACGCCTTCACGCCCGCATCTGTGATGAGCGACGAATGACGCCCAATGACACTTGTCTTTTGCGTTGTTCACAAGCAGGGCGCATGACCAAAGAATTAGGGGTGAAGAAGAATGCCAAAGACGTTTTTCTTCGCACGGTGTTTATTCTCTGCCATGCAGCATGAGTTGGGGTCCACTCTACCCcgcctgtcacaggccccatcgcgtgATGCAAAGCAGCGCTGAACACGCGCTACAGAAATGCGCCAGCTCAGCCATCGGAGCAACGCAGCTGCCTCAGCATCTATTCAGTCCTTGCTTTGCAGGTCGTCAGACAGCCGCATTCTCCTCAGGGTGGCGCGGGGCCACCCGTCCCTACGCACTGATGACCGGGTGAGAGAGGTTCAAGCCACTTTGACACTTTGCCTGACATGTGCGCAGTACAGACgtgtgcactgtcgcaggccgctccgacgccaccCCATCCAGGACATCAACGCCGATATCCCTAGCGATTCGCCACACTGACCTCACTACGCTATAGGTGCTTGACAGTGCCACTACCAGATGTGGCTCGGCATTGGGAGGGGatagaggggggggggtgcttgACTTGCCCACGGAGTGGAAGCACTGGAGTCCTGACACCACGCACGCCGAGGTGTCCCTCATGGTGAAGGTGTGCCAATGACAGCACTCCCAACAGTTCCGCTACTGTGTCTGGGGCCAGTGAGGCCTTTGTCAtccaaaaaaaaggaaaccTACTTGAGGCGCTTCTGTACACGGCTGTTGATTGTGCGCCCACTGCTTTGACGCCACTGCTTTCCACTGATCGCCCCGGCTTGCATGTGCTTCAGCCGCTACCATCGCCTCTCACATTGtgcttccccctccccttccttcactgctcttcttctttgctGCCTCGCTGCTCTACAGCAGCAACATCACAGAAAGGGAAACGCGGTGACACGAACGGTAAAGGAGTCGACAAATGAGCGACACGTCGCTGGACTTCTTACTATCGGAGATTCTTAGCCCCGACAATGTtcagcgcgctgcggcggaaaaggagctggagcggcgGGGCCTCGAGGTACCCGGGTtctgcttctctcttgctcgcTACTGCCGAACGCTCATGGGCAACCAGTCCTCGCACGCCGTTGCGCTAGTAGCTTTGGCTGTTCTAAAGCGCAGTGTGACGGCGTCCGATCGCGCGGAGGAGCTTGAGCAGGTTGTGTCTTCGCTCCTTTCGGATCTGACCGACATCGCGGCCCTAcctggtggtgctgcagcagcgatgcggcagTGGTCATCGACGGTGTGCACAACTGTACGGCGCCTTGCCGTTTTGTGCGCTTCACCAACCGCGGCACCAGCCGCCGGCCAGGCCACGACTGGTGCGAtcacggcgcagctgctcggtGCCTTTGACCAGTACCCAAACGCTGACGCCAGTGGATTGTTGTCGGTTTTCAGCCATGTGTGGCTGTTACGAACCATGTTTGAGGAGCCGGTGCCAGAGCTGATGCACGCATGGTGTGCCGAGCTACTTTTGAAttgtgcgccgcctctcttCGAAATCCTCTGCGCCGGCACAGCCGCAACGCTGAGCATGGCGTCGTCCGACTCCTCTGCGTTCGCGGCAGATTCACCGGAGGTTTACGCACGCTGCTCTCTTTTGACCCTCATTGCCCAAACCCTAGCAGCCCTCTATGAATGGCAGTTTGCGTCTAGTGGGCGGAAGCGCTTCCCTGCTGAGCTCAAGCAGCACTTCCTCTCAGCCTATCCGCTCCTCCAGTCTTTTATGTGCACCCCATGCGCGCGCTGGCTGTCAGTGTGCGTCGGCGCAACCTCGTCTGCAAGCGCTCTCCCatgtgcgcaggcgcgcgcggccAACTTtgccgcagcgtcgctgGCCGCGCTTGAGTACGTATCGAGCGTACTGCAGTTGGGTGGGTGGTACAAGCGATGTGTTTCGGCACAGCTCTTTCAGGCGTTGCTGCAGTCATTGGAAGCTGACGCAGCTTGCTATGGGGTCGCGCTCTGCGTCGACgttgaggaggaggcggagagcctTACAGCCAGCGCTGGGTGGACTGGATGGCCACACACGGggagtggcggtggtgaacAAGGCGATGACGCTTCGTCGCACAGCTGGACAACAGtggtgcgccggcgcgccaCGCAGTGCTGGTCGCTCTTTCTTGACGCAGCTTTGCTGCCTTTCCTCAAAGTCGGCCTAGTGGATGTTGTGGGCTACCAATGCGGGCTACAGTACTacaagctgctgctggcctaCGCCGTCCCCTCGCCTGTCGATGTGGGGTCGTGGCTTCACGACCCAAACACGTTTTTgcgcgaggaagaggagcgcGAGGACAGAGTGAGGTGGTCAACCCGTAACACTGTCGCACAGCTCTACGCAGACAGCATAGCAGCTCTTGGCCCACTATTCCTGCACGCCTCTTTGGAGGACTTGCACGAACGCCTCTTAGCGCCCATCCCAGACAACGACGGCAGGACGTGCGGTGATGGACAGACTTCCCTCGCCTATGATGGCACGGTAATGCTCAccgcatcgcagcagcagcgagaggcAGCCCTTTTCTTCATGGAAACGGTACTTAAGCACCGTTCGAGGCAGTTGCGCGagtgcggcgccgtcgactTTACGCCACTTGCTACGCACTTGTGGAGCAATGACGTGGCAAGCGCTTCGGCGCACCCTGGCTTGACGGCCCGGACGCTCATGCTGATAGCCGCTATCGTGCGATTCACTCACGCGACCCTCGTGGCCACCGAAccggccgcctccgcagacgccgctgcggcaacgAACACCGAAGCGGCAGCCGAGGGCTTTATGGCCACTGTTGTGGCggacagcacacacgcattgTCACTCTTTACGGGGACGTCAAAGGAGACCatcgcggcgtcgtcgtcctcatGCACGCCACTAGTCGCGGTGCTCCTTTGCCGAGTTCTGCAACGCACGCTGCCGTATTGGTCCGATGTATTGCTTGCGCAGCACTCTGTTGCGTGGCAGGTCTCGCTACTGGCGCTTCTGTCCTCCGAGGCAGGCCTTACTGATGAAGCGTTGTACAATACGGTGGAGCAGTTGACGGATCTTCTCAAGATTTCGCGTGCCGCACGGAAAAAGAGCGCTCAGCCCCACTACGGTAGAGTgagcactgcagctgcagctccgccgatGCTCGACGCTCTCCCACGGACGGTGATGGACTGCTGGCGCCGTCACGTAAGCGATCCTAACCTCGCGGATGCCGTACTGGGgttgctgcgccacgtcgtgCGCGACGGCGAAAGCGGCGCATCGTTtgtgctgcaggagctgccaTGGATCAACGGTGTTCTCAGTGGTTTTGCCGAGTCTACAGCAGAGCTGTGCGCTGTTCCGTACTTTCTGCATCTGCTCAAGTGC
The window above is part of the Leishmania major strain Friedlin complete genome, chromosome 36 genome. Proteins encoded here:
- a CDS encoding putative serine/threonine protein phosphatase 2B catalytic subunit A2 — encoded protein: MSQANMKCSAVGGRNLNGTPVERSTLLSDGKLSLESIMLQFLCGEQLRLEYAMEIVQQAALVLRTEPNTLSINDTVVVVGDVQGQYYDLVKILAACGSLDTTNYLFLGNYIGNGGFNLECILFLLAAKVAHPQSILLIRGSNESKFMADVLQLGKECQLKYSSTLLTQILSVFNCLPLAAIIRKKFFCVHSGLSPDVSHVDDIALIHRFRHIPTRGAMCDMVWSEPDWDTNNQLYNNVEEPSGETYVPRLGLFETRPLFITNKQRGLSYVFNFACAKRFVSANNLLCIIRAHEVHELGFKLYRPHPNHLFPCIISLFSAPNYCSSFGNKGAVLVVSKETICFKQFDSSPHPCVLQGRNAFSWSLPFLESNLMSIFLTLLSGSDYDPTVADRSEKGSSNGEGCVTPLT